In Ptychodera flava strain L36383 chromosome 21, AS_Pfla_20210202, whole genome shotgun sequence, a genomic segment contains:
- the LOC139122199 gene encoding NXPE family member 1-like produces MRLTPATSISSTSLPLKETKFLPPSWNSTNGEPGSMGVTNATRSSMIPIGNVSTVRYGDTFKVRVDAKDGKGRQRVFGGDYWRALLVNRQNGRCIVPGHVNDFGNGTYLFSFQAMCVGQSSVEISLVHTREAVYFLKHEFLPLEGKVIWKGTFGSSDRVNKTCWLHRDGSWQDQCEYRYKTGIGRSLLLCQKPEVGSCADLLIRRLQVLSETNEIYLTGKLPDMHY; encoded by the coding sequence ATGAGGCTGACTCCAGCTACATCTATATCGAGTACGTCACTACCGCTCAAGGAGACCAAGTTTCTGCCTCCCTCCTGGAACAGCACAAACGGTGAACCCGGCAGCATGGGCGTGACGAATGCGACCAGGTCGTCCATGATTCCGATCGGTAACGTTTCAACAGTCCGCTATGGCGACACATTTAAAGTGCGTGTCGATGCAAAAGACGGCAAGGGAAGGCAACGCGTGTTCGGAGGGGACTATTGGAGGGCCTTGCTTGTCAACAGGCAGAACGGAAGATGCATCGTACCCGGACATGTCAACGATTTCGGCAACGGCACATACCTATTTAGTTTTCAAGCGATGTGCGTCGGACAATCCTCTGTTGAAATCTCCCTTGTGCACACAAGGGAAGCAGTGTATTTTCTCAAACACGAATTCTTACCTCTAGAAGGTAAAGTCATCTGGAAGGGAACCTTTGGGTCAAGTGATCGGGTCAACAAGACTTGCTGGCTTCATCGTGACGGTTCATGGCAAGACCAGTGTgaataccgatacaagacgggGATTGGGAGAAGTCTGCTACTCTGTCAAAAGCCGGAAGTTGGTTCCTGTGCTGATCTGCTGATCAGAAGATTACAAGTTTTGTCAGAGACAAACGAAATTTATTTGACCGGTAAGTTACCTGATATGCATTATTAA
- the LOC139122200 gene encoding uncharacterized protein, whose amino-acid sequence MIGLPVMQLRNHVIRVLYSKQSKINNQLTELNRQLTHLLSTPGHTIEVVNRVADDMYHHKFKKLKAAKAKKFALLIKSAGRNYASDKPSSNSIVNLSDYTLSANEESVLSRGLKFCPTKPLDKTQLCGDLEDFFRRLRLKEFFHNQSHEDSSPSETPMNQAKPLLKRKDSVWTPPESRNLKLDLYINCFCNRVHSEVIDKHYRLLYNLSPSERAAITSLRTNPEIIIKQVDKGGATVVMNRSDHILEANKQLKKPQFYTKLQCDPTTKYTKDLASLTKTLPAEIKDHIENATSPDPRPGTFYLLPKIHKEGNPGRPIISGIGTITEGISGYVDTILKPFATSTPSYIQDTTDFLCKIQPIKNLPQNTLLVTLDVEALYTNIPHTDGLEAIRNVIPNEETAEYTYQLAKFVLTHNYFEFNDAFYLQTNGTAMGTRMAPQFANIFMADLEQRFLNSYPLKPRVYFRFIDDIFMIWTHGLDALKKFYQEFNSFHNTINFTMEYSDNAINFLDTTVKIRDDHLETSLYRKPTDSRSYLQPSSFHPQHTFGQLYTARPCDTTKFVQKRKTVTNNLVNYIKHSHN is encoded by the coding sequence ATGATTGGTCTTCCTGTTATGCAACTTCGCAACCATGTCATTCGAGTGCTGTACAGTAAACAAAGCAAAATAAACAACCAACTAACAGAACTGAACAGACAATTAACCCATCTCCTTTCAACACCTGGACACACCATAGAAGTCGTCAACCGTGTGGCTGATGACATGTATCATCATAAATTTAAGAAGTTGAAAGCTGCCAAGGCCAAGAAATTTGCTCTTCTAATCAAGTCAGCAGGACGAAATTATGCCTCTGACAAACCTTCATCAAACTCTATAGTCAATCTGTCTGACTACACATTATCGGCCAATGAAGAATCTGTTCTCTCTCGTGGTTTAAAATTCTGCCCCACTAAACCACTTGACAAGACACAACTCTGCGGTGACTTAGAAGACTTCTTCAGACGTCTTCGCctgaaagaatttttccacaaccagTCGCATGAGGATTCCTCACCCAGCGAAACACCAATGAACCAAGCTAAGCCTCTGTTGAAACGTAAAGATTCTGTTTGGACACCTCCAGAAAGCCGAAATCTCAAGCTCGACCTGTACATCAACTGCTTTTGCAACCGTGTCCACTCTGAAGTTATCGATAAACATTATAGACTTTTATACAACCTTAGTCCTTCAGAGAGAGCAGCAATCACTTCTCTCAGAACCAACcctgaaataatcatcaaacagGTAGACAAGGGTGGAGCTACAGTTGTTATGAACAGATCTGACCACATCCTTGAAGCCAACAAACAGCTGAAAAAACCCCAATTCTACACTAAACTACAGTGCGACCCAACCACCAAGTATACGAAAGATCTCGCCAGTCTGACAAAAACACTTCCTGCTGAAATCAAGGACCACATTGAAAATGCCACCTCTCCAGATCCTCGCCCTGGAACGTTCTacctcctgccaaaaatacacaaagaggGCAATCCAGGTCGCCCCATAATATCTGGCATTGGTACTATCACTGAAGGAATTTCCGGATATGTTGACACAATTCTCAAGCCATTTGCTACTAGCACTCCAAGCTACATACAAGACACCACAGACTTCCTCTGCAAAATCCAACCAATAAAGAACCTCCCTCAGAATACACTACTGGTCACTCTAGACGTGGAAGCCTTGTACACAAATATCCCACATACCGATGGACTGGAAGCAATAAGAAATGTCATACCCAATGAGGAAACTGCTGAGTACACCTATCAACTTGCCAAATTTGTTTTAACTCACAACTACTTCGAGTTCAATGACGCTTTCTACCTACAAACCAATGGGACAGCCATGGGCACACGAATGGCACCACAGTTTGCTAATATATTCATGGCAGATTTGGAACAACGTTTCCTGAACAGCTACCCACTCAAACCTAGAGTATACTTCCGCTTCATAGATGACATCTTCATGATTTGGACCCATGGTTTGGATGCTCTAAAGAAGTTCTACCAAGAGTTCAACTCATTCCACAACACCATTAACTTCACCATGGAATATTCCGACAATGCGATAAACTTTCTGGACACCACTGTAAAAATTCGAGATGATCACCTTGAAACAAGTTTGTACAGGAAACCAACAGACAGTCGCAGTTATCTTCAACCATCCAGTTTTCACCCACAGCACACTTTCGGTCAATTGTATACAGCCAGGCCCTGcgatacaacaaaatttgttcagAAAAGGAAGACCGTGACAAACAACTTGGTGAACTACATCAAACATTCACACAACTAA